A portion of the Bacillus sp. es.034 genome contains these proteins:
- a CDS encoding LacI family DNA-binding transcriptional regulator, translating into MERKSVTIRDVAREAGVSVATVSRYLNNSGYIGKASEEKIKKVMELLDYKPNEIARGLAKKKTNSIALIIPDIKNPFFPELVVAIEDVAKSKGYSLILVNAEHEELQNNTFWRTFQNRYVDGFIIASFQFSDKMRDELKGLNIPFVKIDRAADGDSYNSIEVDNYMGAKLATEHLIEIRCKKIAHVSGLPISKPVIERMNGFVDTIRAHSPDKEILTYEGDFSLESGMKVTKQILEEHEDVDGIFLGNDLMALGSLKQLQLLKKKVPEDIAIIGFDGIQLTQMVEPEISTIQQPIYEIGVKATTNLIDLIENKSTELMKMVLDVQLVKRGSTVGFRGNRE; encoded by the coding sequence GTGGAAAGAAAGTCAGTAACAATACGAGATGTGGCAAGAGAAGCAGGTGTGTCCGTAGCCACCGTCTCACGGTACTTGAACAATAGTGGATACATAGGTAAAGCAAGTGAGGAAAAAATCAAGAAGGTCATGGAATTATTGGATTACAAACCCAATGAAATTGCAAGAGGGCTGGCGAAGAAGAAAACAAACTCGATTGCCCTCATTATTCCCGATATCAAAAACCCATTCTTCCCTGAATTGGTCGTCGCCATAGAAGATGTAGCCAAATCAAAAGGCTACAGTCTGATCCTCGTGAACGCCGAGCATGAAGAGCTTCAGAATAATACCTTTTGGAGAACATTCCAGAATCGGTATGTGGATGGCTTTATCATTGCTTCCTTTCAATTCAGCGATAAAATGAGGGATGAATTAAAAGGACTTAATATCCCATTCGTTAAGATCGACCGAGCGGCTGATGGGGACTCATATAACTCTATTGAAGTCGATAACTATATGGGGGCCAAGCTTGCCACGGAACATTTGATCGAAATCAGATGTAAAAAAATTGCCCATGTATCAGGCTTACCCATTTCCAAGCCAGTCATCGAACGGATGAATGGGTTTGTTGACACGATACGTGCCCATTCCCCTGATAAAGAAATCCTGACATACGAAGGAGACTTTTCTTTAGAAAGCGGAATGAAAGTAACCAAACAAATCTTGGAGGAACATGAGGATGTAGATGGTATATTTCTAGGGAATGATCTGATGGCCCTCGGCTCCCTGAAACAACTCCAACTCTTAAAAAAGAAAGTACCGGAGGACATAGCCATCATAGGCTTTGACGGAATTCAATTGACCCAAATGGTCGAACCCGAAATAAGCACCATCCAGCAGCCTATTTATGAAATCGGTGTAAAGGCCACCACCAATCTGATTGATTTAATTGAAAATAAGTCGACGGAACTTATGAAAATGGTATTGGATGTTCAATTGGTGAAGCGGGGATCGACTGTCGGGTTCCGGGGGAATAGGGAATAA
- a CDS encoding bifunctional 4-hydroxy-2-oxoglutarate aldolase/2-dehydro-3-deoxy-phosphogluconate aldolase, with the protein MDVLSTIKQEKMIAIIRGSKPSEALAIAKSLYKGGVRAIEITLNSPGALSSIEKVRSELEDDLVVGAGTVLDPESARSALLAGAQFILSPSLNRDTIKLTKRYGAVSIPGAFTPTEILEAYESGGDIIKVFPASSLGPGFVKDIHGPLPQIPLLPTGGVDLTNIAEYIEKGAAGVGLGSSLVNSMEAVTEENLQKLTEKARQFKDKIASVQ; encoded by the coding sequence ATGGATGTTCTTTCAACGATCAAACAGGAAAAGATGATTGCCATCATTCGCGGTTCTAAACCAAGTGAGGCTCTCGCGATTGCAAAATCATTGTACAAAGGCGGAGTTCGTGCCATTGAAATCACACTCAATTCACCCGGAGCCCTCTCTTCCATCGAGAAGGTCCGCAGTGAATTGGAAGATGATCTGGTAGTGGGTGCAGGAACAGTTCTTGATCCGGAATCAGCTCGGTCGGCCTTACTCGCAGGTGCCCAGTTCATCCTCTCCCCTTCCCTCAATCGTGACACAATTAAATTGACGAAGCGCTACGGCGCCGTCAGCATCCCCGGGGCATTCACCCCGACCGAGATCCTTGAGGCCTATGAGTCAGGTGGCGACATCATTAAAGTCTTCCCTGCTTCTTCCCTCGGACCCGGTTTTGTAAAGGATATTCACGGCCCGCTTCCCCAGATTCCATTGCTGCCGACGGGAGGAGTCGATCTGACGAATATTGCTGAATATATCGAAAAAGGGGCTGCAGGTGTTGGTCTCGGCAGCTCACTTGTCAACTCCATGGAAGCCGTGACAGAAGAAAATCTGCAGAAACTTACCGAAAAAGCACGCCAATTCAAAGATAAAATTGCTTCTGTTCAATAA
- a CDS encoding ADP-ribosylglycohydrolase family protein: protein MIPENYLEKVYAGFLGMNVGIRLGAPVEPPVWTDKRIKEVFGDIRGYTKEYKTFAADDDANGPVFFMRALYDDASNRELTAEDVGRAWLNYSREGIGMFWWGGEGISTEHTAYMNLSRGIPAPQSGSIEMNGLIEAEQIGGQIFIDTWGLLFPGRMDKAASYAEKAASVSHDGNGVYGAKFMAACIAKAFEATSMEDILDAGLSVIPADSTYSSVVNAVRAFHKDHPDDFRACRQYLEDEWGYDKYTGVCHIIPNAGVCILSLLYGEGDFARTIEMATMCGWDTDCNAGNVGTIAGVFHGIEGIPSHYRKPINDFICTSSVSGYLNVLDIPTFSKEVTLLGYKLAELEAPSRLAESLKQGDVYFDFMLPGSTHGFRTDNGFKSLLFPSDEVGLDGRGTLKVVIDRMIESDQSKIFYKPFYRRNEFNDEKYKPTFAPTVYSGQKVSMKIFLDQWEGEEITLTPYVKNTHTGEELIQDGISLQDQGWNDLQFIVPDTEGALIDEVGFIIRTTSTLTNRALGCLYIGEFHVSGKASYGIDFSKQYVEFLSITPFAHHRGEWKLEEKKMRYISPDNCSSYTGNYYSRDYEVEVSVQPESGESHCMIFRANGIKRHYLVGFDGVGKVSLIRHDFGYTRLETVPFDWKHGETYRFNVQCEGENLMFSINGEAILKVQDDAYSQGMFGFGCLEEGEGTLTDFTVSEK, encoded by the coding sequence TTGATTCCAGAGAACTATTTAGAAAAAGTCTACGCAGGATTTTTAGGAATGAATGTCGGGATTCGACTGGGTGCCCCGGTCGAACCCCCTGTGTGGACGGATAAGCGTATAAAAGAGGTCTTTGGTGACATAAGGGGCTACACGAAAGAATACAAGACATTTGCGGCCGACGATGATGCCAACGGCCCTGTCTTCTTCATGAGGGCTTTATACGATGATGCCTCGAATAGAGAATTAACAGCAGAGGATGTAGGAAGAGCCTGGCTGAATTATTCCCGTGAAGGGATCGGGATGTTTTGGTGGGGAGGAGAAGGAATCAGTACGGAGCATACTGCGTATATGAATCTCTCCAGAGGGATCCCTGCCCCTCAATCGGGATCCATTGAAATGAACGGATTAATTGAGGCAGAACAAATTGGTGGTCAGATCTTCATTGATACCTGGGGACTGCTGTTTCCAGGAAGAATGGACAAGGCTGCGTCCTATGCAGAAAAAGCAGCAAGTGTATCTCATGATGGGAATGGCGTATATGGAGCGAAGTTTATGGCTGCATGTATTGCAAAAGCATTCGAAGCAACCTCGATGGAGGACATTCTGGATGCAGGACTCAGTGTCATCCCTGCGGATTCAACTTACTCAAGTGTAGTGAACGCTGTAAGGGCGTTTCATAAGGACCATCCAGATGACTTTAGGGCATGCCGTCAATATCTTGAAGATGAATGGGGTTACGATAAGTATACAGGTGTGTGTCATATCATTCCTAATGCCGGTGTTTGCATACTGTCATTGTTATACGGTGAAGGGGATTTTGCCAGGACGATTGAAATGGCCACCATGTGTGGATGGGATACGGATTGTAACGCTGGGAATGTAGGAACCATAGCTGGAGTCTTTCATGGCATTGAAGGAATTCCTTCTCATTATAGAAAGCCGATCAATGACTTTATATGTACTTCCAGCGTATCAGGTTATCTTAACGTACTGGATATCCCGACTTTTTCAAAAGAAGTGACGTTATTAGGGTATAAACTGGCTGAACTCGAGGCACCTTCCAGGTTAGCAGAGAGCTTAAAGCAAGGGGACGTATATTTTGATTTCATGCTTCCTGGTTCGACGCATGGATTCAGAACGGATAACGGATTTAAATCCCTTCTTTTCCCTAGCGATGAAGTCGGTCTTGATGGAAGAGGCACTTTGAAAGTCGTGATTGACCGGATGATTGAAAGCGATCAGAGTAAGATCTTCTACAAACCGTTTTACAGAAGAAATGAATTTAACGATGAAAAGTATAAACCGACCTTTGCTCCAACGGTTTATAGTGGACAAAAGGTCAGCATGAAAATCTTCCTTGATCAGTGGGAGGGAGAGGAGATAACCCTTACTCCTTATGTTAAGAATACGCATACGGGAGAAGAGCTTATCCAGGACGGTATTTCTTTACAGGATCAGGGCTGGAATGACCTTCAATTTATAGTGCCTGATACGGAAGGTGCATTAATCGATGAAGTAGGGTTCATCATCCGGACGACTTCCACACTAACAAACCGGGCTTTAGGCTGTTTATATATCGGGGAGTTCCATGTAAGTGGCAAGGCTTCCTATGGAATCGACTTCTCCAAACAGTATGTTGAATTCTTAAGCATTACTCCTTTCGCCCATCATCGAGGAGAGTGGAAGCTTGAAGAGAAGAAAATGAGATATATTTCACCTGATAACTGTTCTAGTTACACTGGAAATTACTATTCACGTGATTATGAAGTAGAAGTGAGTGTACAACCCGAATCAGGGGAAAGTCATTGCATGATTTTCCGTGCTAACGGAATAAAGCGTCATTATCTTGTTGGATTCGATGGTGTTGGAAAAGTGTCGCTCATTCGTCATGACTTTGGCTATACACGCTTAGAAACCGTTCCCTTTGATTGGAAGCATGGAGAAACGTATCGGTTTAATGTCCAATGTGAAGGTGAGAATCTAATGTTCTCAATTAATGGTGAAGCGATACTGAAAGTTCAGGATGACGCGTATTCACAAGGTATGTTCGGTTTTGGCTGCCTGGAAGAAGGGGAAGGGACCCTTACCGATTTCACCGTAAGTGAGAAGTAA
- a CDS encoding sugar kinase yields the protein MDVVAIGETMIQFSPQSEGLMRHADSFTAKIAGAETNTLIGLSRLGHETGWISKLGDDEFGRRILMAVRGEGVDTSQVQMDPEYRTGTFFKEIIREGEVRIQYYRDYSAASTISTSDIQESYIKKAKYLFITGITPALSTSAKEAIFQSIKFAKEHGVRVVFDPNLRKKLWDEKTAKKTLLEIAGQSDIILPGLSEGEFLFGTNDAEKMAESFLQLSASLVVVKTGKDGAYYTDGRKSGFVKGFDVGKMVDPVGAGDSFAAGLLSGLLDGESIEESVRQACAMGALTVTVKGDYEGLPDKKRLHQFMSSTVSEDISR from the coding sequence ATGGATGTAGTCGCGATCGGTGAAACGATGATTCAGTTTTCCCCTCAATCAGAAGGGCTCATGAGACATGCTGATTCGTTCACTGCCAAAATCGCAGGAGCAGAAACCAATACATTAATCGGCCTGTCCAGGCTCGGTCATGAGACTGGCTGGATCAGCAAGTTAGGGGACGATGAGTTCGGCCGCAGGATCCTGATGGCCGTCCGCGGGGAAGGCGTCGATACAAGCCAGGTTCAGATGGATCCAGAATACCGTACCGGCACTTTTTTTAAGGAAATCATCCGTGAAGGTGAAGTCAGGATTCAGTATTACCGGGATTATTCAGCGGCAAGTACAATCAGTACCTCCGACATACAGGAAAGTTATATAAAAAAAGCAAAATATCTGTTCATCACCGGGATCACTCCGGCATTGAGCACGTCTGCTAAAGAAGCCATTTTTCAAAGTATAAAGTTCGCGAAAGAACATGGCGTCAGGGTTGTATTCGATCCTAACCTCAGAAAGAAATTATGGGATGAAAAAACCGCGAAAAAGACCCTACTGGAGATCGCAGGACAATCTGACATCATTCTGCCCGGCCTTAGTGAAGGGGAATTCCTCTTTGGCACGAATGATGCCGAGAAGATGGCCGAATCATTTTTACAACTTAGTGCATCACTCGTGGTTGTCAAAACAGGTAAAGACGGTGCCTATTACACAGATGGGCGCAAGAGCGGGTTCGTCAAAGGGTTCGACGTCGGAAAAATGGTAGATCCCGTCGGTGCCGGTGACAGTTTTGCCGCCGGTTTGCTTTCAGGACTCCTGGACGGCGAAAGCATAGAAGAATCAGTCAGACAAGCCTGTGCGATGGGTGCCCTGACCGTGACCGTCAAAGGTGACTATGAAGGCCTTCCCGATAAAAAAAGGCTTCATCAGTTCATGAGCAGCACGGTAAGTGAAGATATTTCTAGATAA
- a CDS encoding malate synthase, translating into MNLINKKVTHERFGMGSIVNHNDTVVEIHFASENKKFVYPDVFGQHLKLHDKSAANSLEKILHEQEMELKEEEMQKQEEKERQRRNQELRVGHEKLMKNHKLHPESQMVYRCDTEEQISSFSDWTVSSGEIKSGNNKGKPNKPSRLHQNSAVLLTAVDPGMLEKDRRILGVYMVKDNFIGKLCEDGNIPAHSHYRLKLTDEESKQMPFWKYYANEKSPQKTTWNTGKYRYFDNSWMAQILRDIVSLKSDTDEHELAQQFLDHFSKMNQIVEQELKEPNGALLRA; encoded by the coding sequence TTGAATTTAATCAATAAGAAAGTTACACATGAGCGGTTTGGTATGGGAAGTATCGTTAATCATAATGATACGGTAGTTGAAATACATTTCGCCTCGGAAAATAAAAAATTTGTTTACCCGGATGTATTTGGACAGCACTTGAAACTACATGATAAAAGTGCTGCCAATTCACTTGAAAAAATTCTGCACGAGCAGGAAATGGAACTAAAAGAGGAAGAAATGCAGAAGCAAGAGGAAAAGGAACGGCAAAGAAGAAACCAGGAGCTTCGAGTGGGTCATGAAAAACTTATGAAAAATCATAAACTTCATCCCGAATCGCAGATGGTTTACAGGTGCGATACAGAAGAACAGATTAGCTCCTTTTCAGATTGGACGGTTTCCTCTGGTGAAATTAAAAGTGGTAATAATAAGGGGAAGCCAAACAAACCCAGTCGCTTACACCAAAACAGTGCGGTCCTGCTGACAGCGGTCGATCCCGGCATGCTTGAAAAAGACAGACGGATATTAGGTGTCTATATGGTGAAGGATAATTTCATCGGTAAACTTTGTGAAGATGGAAATATTCCTGCCCATTCCCATTACAGACTCAAACTTACAGACGAGGAATCAAAGCAGATGCCTTTCTGGAAGTACTATGCTAATGAAAAATCTCCTCAAAAAACGACTTGGAATACAGGCAAGTACCGTTATTTTGATAATTCGTGGATGGCTCAGATTTTGCGCGACATCGTTTCATTGAAAAGTGACACGGACGAACATGAGCTGGCACAACAATTTCTGGACCACTTCTCTAAGATGAATCAAATAGTAGAGCAGGAGTTAAAAGAGCCAAATGGAGCATTATTGCGTGCTTAG
- the dgoD gene encoding galactonate dehydratase codes for MKITGYELFKVAPRWLFLKIETDEGITGWGEPVIEGRAETVRAAVHELMSNLIGKDPAHIEDHWNMMYRSGFYRGGPILMSAIAGIDQALWDIKGKFYNAPVHQLLGGKCRDSIKVYSWIGGDRPSDVGTAAKKVVDTGFTAVKMNGTEELQYVDSHEKIDQVLERVAAVREAVGPYVGIGIDFHGRVHKPMAKTLAKELEHFRPMFIEEPVLPENNEALREIANHTSTPIATGERMFSRWQFKPLLMDGYVDIIQPDLSHAGGITECKKIISMAEAFDVAVAPHCPLGPIALAACLQVDATSHNAFIQEQSLGIHYNVGSDLLDYITDKDVFQYENGYVNIPQGPGLGIDINEDHVRKIAENEVDWHNPIWRHKDRSIAEW; via the coding sequence GTGAAGATTACAGGTTATGAACTTTTTAAGGTCGCGCCAAGATGGCTGTTTTTAAAAATTGAAACGGATGAAGGCATCACGGGTTGGGGTGAACCCGTTATTGAAGGCAGGGCGGAAACGGTTCGAGCTGCCGTCCACGAACTGATGTCCAATCTGATTGGCAAGGATCCGGCCCATATCGAGGATCACTGGAACATGATGTACCGCTCCGGCTTTTACCGCGGCGGCCCGATCTTGATGAGTGCCATCGCCGGCATCGATCAGGCGTTGTGGGATATCAAGGGGAAATTTTATAATGCTCCTGTTCATCAGCTTCTCGGCGGAAAATGCCGTGATTCCATCAAGGTCTACTCCTGGATCGGCGGCGACCGCCCGAGCGACGTCGGCACTGCCGCCAAGAAAGTCGTCGACACGGGATTTACCGCTGTTAAGATGAACGGTACGGAAGAGCTTCAATATGTAGATTCACACGAAAAAATTGATCAGGTACTGGAACGCGTGGCAGCTGTACGTGAAGCAGTCGGCCCATACGTCGGCATCGGCATCGACTTCCACGGCCGCGTCCACAAACCGATGGCGAAAACATTAGCGAAAGAGCTGGAACACTTCCGACCGATGTTCATCGAGGAACCGGTCCTGCCTGAAAACAATGAGGCACTGAGAGAGATCGCCAATCACACGTCCACCCCTATCGCAACGGGAGAAAGAATGTTCTCCAGATGGCAGTTCAAGCCATTACTGATGGATGGATATGTCGATATCATCCAACCAGATCTCTCGCATGCAGGAGGAATCACCGAATGCAAAAAAATCATCTCCATGGCAGAAGCCTTTGATGTAGCCGTGGCGCCGCACTGCCCGCTCGGCCCGATCGCCTTGGCAGCCTGTCTCCAGGTGGATGCGACTTCCCATAACGCATTCATCCAGGAACAGAGCCTCGGCATCCATTACAACGTCGGCAGCGATCTGTTGGACTACATCACCGATAAAGACGTATTCCAATACGAAAACGGCTATGTGAACATCCCGCAAGGTCCAGGACTCGGGATCGACATCAATGAAGACCACGTAAGGAAAATCGCGGAAAACGAAGTCGACTGGCACAACCCGATCTGGCGTCATAAGGATCGATCGATTGCTGAGTGGTAG